A segment of the Lolium perenne isolate Kyuss_39 chromosome 3, Kyuss_2.0, whole genome shotgun sequence genome:
tcctctacccagcatggctcgcgggggcatggcgagtgcggcgacgggtccggacgttgctccgcctgtggtggaggaggagtcgactgacattggatcgaccgaggggcagaaggcacccgaagttgaagaggacatcgtcgaggagggcggTCTGTCGGAGCCACTgaaagagcgccggtccaaggccgccagggaccGCGCCCCGCCCAGCGACACCGACACGCGGACGGGCGAGGTTCCGTCGACTGAGGCGGTGATGCGAGCGGACGGGGCGACCGAGTCGCGTCATCCGCCGCCGTCTTCATTGACCTTCaccgagctccacacggcgcttggcgaggcgcatgtggtaagtgtcgctgaacacgtggcctagtcacccccggtcccgagggtcgacttggtgcgaaagggcgagtcgagtctccatttgctttttgtttgttgaccttggcatttttgtttggtttccgtaggcggagattaagcggctgaccgcgcttgtggaggaggcggcgcagaagaaccggaagctgattgccctgggcagtaagtcatgcccactcgccgtcctcattcagtgtcactggcccgggcgttcgttctcaccgtttccttttcttgtagcagaggcgcaggcaaaggctcttgccgaggctcgggaagggttcgtcaaggagtccttctaccgtgaagccgagttccgggcgcagcaggccgaagaggcccggaaaagggcgaaagcggaggtggcggaattgacgaaggtcctggagcagaagggccgggagctggaggaCGTCATCACCGAATACAAGGTGAAGCTGGAGGCCGCGGCGATGCGCGGGACTCGCAcgtggggctgccgcgtctctgcgggaggaggtggcggccttgaagcagcagcacgccaaagaacttgctgcggagaaggaggcgtccgagggcatcgtcctggcggtgcaggccgagaagaccaacttcgaggctttcgtcggggagatgtcgcggcagattcGTGGTAAGTTCTTGGTGTCGCAGTTCTTGTGTTATTTGCCGGGGGTTTGAGTATCTGAacacggcgagtcggcctcgggggtcagtccccgagcgtggcgagttggcctcgggggccagtccctgagcgtggcgagtcggtctcggggaccagtccccgagcgtggcgagtcggcgttgaaggggaagttctcatttttcccttttccttgtgttgttgactgcaggtacgtgcgacttcgtggagacggcgactccacgggaatgcctgtcgaccgcgaccgcgcgtatCATCGCTGCGCGGGGAGATACTTGCCGCGCTCCAGTGCACGAGCCCGCGGGAGGTGAGTCCGCGGGACCCGCCATCCGTCTGCAAGGCCGGGACCAACATTCCGGCTGTTGGGGCCTGGCTTCGTCGCACGTCCTGCCGCGTGGGCATTACCATGGCTCGAGCATGGTGCTGGCGCATTATTCTGAagggttcgacgtggaggaggtcaccgctggcttcccctcggagactggggagttcgatgttgccgaagtgctgcg
Coding sequences within it:
- the LOC127327148 gene encoding uncharacterized protein, which gives rise to MRLQRPLKDAIDAGARAGPGVKAIPTVKSKKKTLAKPPAAGVAATRAAEAKKKAAERKAAPSDLGGAGSAPEEPAAGSQAEKESTSHVEPTANVFPLPSMARGGMASAATGPDVAPPVVEEESTDIGSTEGQKAPEVEEDIVEEGGLSEPLKERRSKAARDRAPPSDTDTRTGEVPSTEAVMRADGATESRHPPPSSLTFTELHTALGEAHVVSVAEHVA